A stretch of DNA from Roseovarius sp. M141:
AGCAATGACCTGGCTGGGATCAAACATACGATCCGGGATATTGGAAAGGTGTTCAAAGGACCGAAATGGCGGGAGGGCGACTATCGCGATCTTCTATGTCTTCTGTTTGAGCTGCTGCGCCTGGGTCGCCAAAATCCCGTCGCAATAGAAGAGCATATCGAAAACCCGGCGGAGTCCTTGATTTTCGGGAAATACCCCAAAATCCTATCTGATAAAGAAGCCGTCGCGCTGATCAGCGACACATTGCGGTCGGCGTCGATGAATTATGACGACCCTCACCAGGTAGAAGAGGTGCTGGAAAAGCGCATTGACGCAAATCTGCATCATGCAATGCACTCCAGTCATGCCCTGCAAACGGTGGCCGATGGCCTTCCCGCGCTCGGTATTGTGGCGGCGGTTCTCGGCGTCATCAAAACGATGGCCTCGATCGACCAGCCTCCTGAGATTTTGGGGAAAATGATCGGAGGGGCACTCGTGGGGACGTTTCTCGGCGTTTTCCTCGCATATGGTCTGGTGGGACCTTTCGCCGCAAAGGTGAAATCGGTTGTCGAAGAGGATGCCCATTTTTATCAGCTTATCAGGGAAGTTTTGATAGCAAATTTGCA
This window harbors:
- the motA gene encoding flagellar motor stator protein MotA, with the translated sequence MIGLIGIVLIFVMVFGGYLAAGGKLGIILKSLPFEMMMIGGAATGAFLLSNDLAGIKHTIRDIGKVFKGPKWREGDYRDLLCLLFELLRLGRQNPVAIEEHIENPAESLIFGKYPKILSDKEAVALISDTLRSASMNYDDPHQVEEVLEKRIDANLHHAMHSSHALQTVADGLPALGIVAAVLGVIKTMASIDQPPEILGKMIGGALVGTFLGVFLAYGLVGPFAAKVKSVVEEDAHFYQLIREVLIANLHNHATNICIEVGRQNTPSHCRPSFIDLEDALKTLKQDAA